A section of the Pseudomonas flavescens genome encodes:
- the elbB gene encoding isoprenoid biosynthesis glyoxalase ElbB, whose protein sequence is MNKKVAVILSGCGVYDGSEIHESVITLLRLDQRGAEVQCFAPDIDQAHVLNHLSGEEMQPARNVLVESARIARGNIKDVRELRADDFDALILPGGFGAAKNLSDFASAGADCTVQADVLTAAQSFVSASKPVGLICIAPAMAARIFGAGVTCTIGHDADTAAALSKMGAEHVECNVEDIVEDTQRKLVTTPAYMLANSISQAASGINKLVDRVLELTHE, encoded by the coding sequence ATGAACAAGAAAGTCGCAGTGATTCTTTCCGGTTGTGGCGTCTATGACGGCTCGGAGATCCACGAAAGCGTGATCACCCTGCTGCGCCTCGACCAACGCGGCGCCGAAGTGCAGTGCTTCGCGCCGGACATCGATCAGGCACACGTACTCAACCACCTCAGCGGCGAAGAAATGCAGCCAGCGCGTAACGTGCTGGTGGAGTCCGCACGTATCGCCCGCGGCAACATCAAGGACGTACGCGAACTGCGCGCCGACGACTTCGATGCGCTGATCCTGCCGGGCGGCTTCGGTGCCGCCAAGAATCTTTCCGACTTCGCCAGCGCCGGCGCCGACTGCACCGTGCAGGCCGACGTACTGACCGCTGCGCAGTCGTTCGTCAGCGCATCCAAACCCGTCGGCCTGATCTGCATCGCTCCGGCAATGGCGGCGCGCATCTTCGGCGCTGGCGTGACCTGCACCATCGGCCATGATGCCGATACCGCAGCGGCCCTGAGCAAGATGGGCGCCGAGCATGTCGAGTGCAACGTCGAAGATATCGTCGAGGATACCCAGCGCAAGCTGGTGACCACGCCGGCCTACATGCTGGCCAACTCGATCTCTCAGGCCGCGTCGGGGATCAACAAACTGGTGGATCGGGTGCTTGAACTGACACACGAGTGA
- the rhtB gene encoding homoserine/homoserine lactone efflux protein gives MALETWLAFLVACWLISLSPGAGAIASMSAGLQYGFWRGYWNALGLQLGLALQIAIVAAGVGAILATSALAFTLIKWFGVVYLLYLGWCQWRALPADMNVSGERPIGRPLSLVLRGFLVNFGNPKAIIFMLAVLPQFINPHAPLTEQYLIIGVTMVTVDLIVMAGYTGLAVRVLRLLRTPRQQRIMNRSFGALFVGAAALLATVRRAPV, from the coding sequence ATGGCTCTGGAAACCTGGCTCGCTTTTCTCGTTGCCTGCTGGCTGATCAGCCTGTCGCCGGGTGCTGGTGCCATCGCATCGATGTCCGCGGGGCTGCAGTACGGTTTCTGGCGCGGCTACTGGAACGCCCTGGGCCTGCAGCTTGGCCTGGCGCTGCAGATCGCCATCGTCGCAGCTGGCGTTGGGGCGATCCTGGCGACTTCGGCGCTGGCCTTCACCCTGATCAAATGGTTTGGCGTGGTGTACCTGTTGTACCTCGGCTGGTGCCAGTGGCGCGCACTGCCGGCTGATATGAACGTCAGCGGCGAACGCCCCATCGGTCGACCACTGAGCCTGGTGCTGCGCGGCTTTCTGGTTAATTTCGGCAACCCCAAGGCGATCATCTTCATGCTCGCCGTGCTGCCGCAGTTCATCAACCCCCATGCGCCGCTGACCGAGCAGTACCTGATCATTGGCGTGACCATGGTGACTGTCGACCTGATCGTCATGGCGGGTTATACCGGCCTGGCCGTGCGTGTTCTGCGCCTGCTGCGCACGCCGCGTCAGCAGCGCATCATGAACCGCAGCTTTGGTGCGCTGTTTGTGGGCGCCGCGGCGTTGCTGGCCACTGTGCGTCGCGCACCGGTCTGA
- a CDS encoding mechanosensitive ion channel family protein: MRTGQVILILALAWLAQRILTRGITRLGHRYPQLPAELLVPLRGLTRWLILGSAFMLVLERLGVSAQVLWGALTGFVAVAAIAFFAIWSVLSNLFCALLIFALGPFRIGDCVEVLESADKPGVRGRVLDINLFYTTLEDLTGDAPGTWVQIPNSLFFQKAVRRWRNGDVPAPRKIEP, encoded by the coding sequence ATGCGCACCGGTCAGGTCATCCTGATTCTGGCGCTGGCCTGGCTGGCGCAGCGCATCCTTACCCGTGGCATCACCCGCCTGGGCCACCGCTATCCGCAACTGCCAGCGGAGTTGCTGGTGCCGTTGCGCGGCCTGACCCGCTGGCTGATCCTGGGCAGCGCCTTCATGCTGGTACTCGAGCGACTGGGAGTCTCGGCGCAGGTGTTGTGGGGCGCGCTGACCGGTTTCGTCGCGGTTGCCGCTATCGCTTTCTTCGCCATTTGGAGCGTATTGTCGAACCTGTTCTGCGCGCTGCTGATCTTCGCCCTCGGGCCGTTCCGTATCGGCGACTGCGTCGAGGTGCTGGAAAGCGCCGACAAGCCGGGCGTTCGGGGCCGGGTACTGGATATCAACCTGTTCTACACCACCCTGGAAGACCTGACCGGTGACGCGCCGGGCACCTGGGTGCAGATTCCCAACAGCCTGTTCTTCCAGAAAGCCGTCAGGCGCTGGCGCAACGGCGATGTACCGGCACCGCGCAAGATCGAACCCTGA
- a CDS encoding DedA family protein: protein MLENLLQHFGYPALALGTFLEGEMSLLLAAYLALRGILDIELVMFFAFLGTYASDQLWFHLGRRHGRRILDNRPQWQALSDKALVYLRRHPDLWVLGFRFFYGMRTVMPLAIGLSGYPRRRYVILDAIGAAIWAIVLGTLAYKLGRALEGLLGELHQVQLYVFAGLLIIGLGIWLYRRRQRRG from the coding sequence ATGCTGGAAAATCTGCTGCAGCACTTCGGTTACCCGGCACTGGCGCTGGGTACCTTTCTCGAGGGCGAAATGTCGTTGTTGCTGGCTGCCTACCTGGCGTTGCGCGGCATCCTCGACATCGAGCTGGTGATGTTCTTCGCCTTTCTCGGCACCTACGCCAGTGACCAGCTGTGGTTCCACCTCGGGCGTCGCCACGGCCGCCGCATTCTCGACAATCGCCCCCAGTGGCAGGCGCTCAGCGACAAGGCACTGGTGTATCTGCGTCGCCACCCGGACCTCTGGGTGCTGGGCTTTCGCTTCTTTTACGGCATGCGCACGGTGATGCCGCTGGCCATTGGCCTGTCCGGCTACCCGCGTCGCCGTTACGTAATTCTCGATGCCATCGGCGCAGCGATCTGGGCCATCGTGCTCGGCACCCTCGCCTACAAACTCGGCCGTGCACTCGAAGGCCTGCTTGGTGAGCTGCATCAGGTTCAGTTGTACGTCTTCGCGGGTCTGCTGATCATCGGCCTGGGCATCTGGCTGTACCGTCGTAGACAGCGCCGCGGTTGA
- a CDS encoding 23S rRNA (adenine(2030)-N(6))-methyltransferase RlmJ produces the protein MNYRHAFHAGNHADVLKHLVLCRLFALLARKEAPYAYLDSHAGVGLYDLTGDQASRTGEWREGVGRLWDATDIPEPLLDYLEVIRAMNPDGVLRHYPGSPELARLQTREQDRLHLNEKHPEDGQLLKENMAGDRRVAVHLGEGWHLPRALLPTREKRAVMLIDPPFEKADELERCVTSLNEAIGRMRQTIVAIWYPIKDERQLKRFYRDMEKSAAPKLLRAELFVHPADDAQRLNGSGLLISNPPWGLEDELRELLPWLAERLAQSKGSWRLDWLIAEQG, from the coding sequence ATGAATTACCGCCACGCCTTCCATGCCGGCAACCACGCCGATGTGCTGAAACACTTGGTGCTCTGCCGCCTGTTCGCCCTGTTGGCGCGCAAGGAGGCCCCTTACGCGTATCTGGACAGTCATGCCGGTGTTGGCCTGTACGACCTGACCGGCGACCAGGCCAGCCGCACCGGTGAGTGGCGCGAGGGGGTAGGCCGGCTGTGGGACGCCACGGATATACCGGAGCCGTTGCTCGATTACCTGGAAGTGATCCGCGCGATGAATCCCGATGGCGTGCTGCGCCATTACCCGGGCTCGCCCGAGCTGGCGCGCCTGCAGACCCGCGAGCAGGATCGCCTGCACCTCAACGAGAAACACCCGGAGGACGGGCAGTTGCTCAAGGAAAACATGGCCGGTGATCGGCGTGTGGCCGTGCACCTGGGGGAGGGCTGGCACCTGCCGCGCGCCCTGTTGCCAACGCGTGAGAAGCGGGCGGTCATGCTGATCGATCCGCCGTTCGAGAAGGCCGACGAGCTGGAACGCTGCGTCACCTCCCTCAACGAGGCCATCGGGCGCATGCGCCAGACCATCGTGGCGATCTGGTACCCGATCAAGGATGAGCGTCAGCTCAAGCGCTTCTACCGCGACATGGAAAAGAGCGCGGCGCCGAAGCTGCTGCGGGCCGAGCTGTTCGTGCACCCCGCCGATGACGCGCAGCGCCTTAACGGCTCCGGCCTGCTGATCAGCAATCCACCATGGGGCCTGGAGGACGAGTTGCGTGAGCTGCTGCCCTGGCTGGCCGAGCGCCTGGCGCAGAGCAAGGGAAGCTGGCGCCTGGACTGGCTGATCGCTGAACAGGGCTGA
- a CDS encoding HD-GYP domain-containing protein encodes MSNSHYQIKHGMPDTNQYISPDQLCVGLYVQLDLSWWEHSFAFSNFKIKDESQLKQLRALGLKRLRYDPARSDCGPLALPAKVVEQAPLAPPDPQEQARQVRVKTLSVLRKRLSEVDRAFTQASQRVKTLNQSLRNQPEESVKQAGALVNELVETMLGEDGVALHSITGKAAEDAYVHSLNVTVLSMMLGRQLGLDSEASHMLGMGALLHDIGKLEIPSKVLLKPPPLTRAEQQLREMHTVFGRRMGEKLMLDDDVLRIIHEHHEYCDGSGYPQQLREASIGRLSRIVCIANHFDNLCNPLDPRTALSPHEALARMYLPQQRVHFDEVALKAFIRCMGVYPPGSLVQLEDERYALVLGMHPTLPMKPTLIVYDPQIPKEEALIVNLEAEPSLTIAASVRASQLPPEALEYLNPRQQLSYYVDPRRR; translated from the coding sequence CGCCCGACCAGCTTTGCGTCGGGCTTTATGTCCAACTCGATCTGAGCTGGTGGGAACATTCGTTCGCCTTCAGTAATTTCAAGATCAAGGACGAAAGTCAGCTCAAGCAACTGCGTGCACTGGGTCTCAAGCGCCTGCGCTACGACCCCGCGCGCAGCGACTGTGGGCCACTGGCATTGCCGGCCAAGGTTGTAGAACAGGCGCCGCTGGCACCGCCCGATCCGCAGGAGCAGGCCCGCCAGGTGCGGGTCAAGACACTCAGCGTGCTGCGCAAGAGACTGTCCGAGGTCGACCGGGCGTTCACCCAGGCCAGCCAGCGGGTCAAGACGCTCAACCAGAGCCTGCGCAACCAGCCGGAAGAATCGGTCAAACAGGCCGGGGCGCTGGTCAACGAGCTGGTCGAGACCATGCTTGGCGAAGACGGCGTCGCGCTGCACAGCATCACCGGCAAGGCAGCCGAAGACGCCTACGTACACTCGCTGAACGTCACCGTGCTGTCGATGATGCTGGGCCGTCAACTGGGCCTGGATAGCGAGGCCAGCCATATGCTCGGCATGGGCGCCCTGCTGCATGACATAGGCAAGCTGGAAATACCCAGCAAGGTGTTGCTCAAACCACCACCCCTGACCCGTGCCGAACAGCAATTGCGGGAAATGCACACCGTATTCGGGCGCCGCATGGGCGAGAAGCTGATGCTCGATGACGACGTGCTGCGCATCATCCACGAGCACCACGAATACTGCGACGGCAGCGGCTATCCACAGCAACTGCGCGAGGCGTCGATAGGCCGCCTGAGCCGCATCGTGTGCATCGCCAACCACTTCGACAACCTGTGCAACCCGCTCGATCCGCGCACCGCACTCAGCCCCCATGAGGCGCTGGCGCGCATGTACTTGCCACAACAGCGAGTACATTTCGACGAGGTCGCACTGAAGGCCTTCATCCGTTGCATGGGCGTCTACCCGCCAGGCAGCCTGGTGCAGCTGGAAGACGAGCGTTACGCCCTGGTGCTGGGCATGCACCCGACCCTGCCGATGAAGCCGACGCTGATCGTCTACGACCCCCAGATTCCCAAGGAAGAGGCCCTGATCGTCAATCTGGAAGCAGAGCCGTCACTGACCATCGCCGCCAGCGTACGCGCCTCGCAGCTTCCACCGGAAGCCCTCGAATACCTGAATCCGCGCCAGCAACTGAGCTACTACGTCGATCCACGGCGAAGGTAG
- the hemB gene encoding porphobilinogen synthase produces the protein MSFTPANRLFPATRLRRNRRDDFSRRLVRENVLTTNDLILPVFVLDGENLREEVASMPGVERLSIDLLLQEAEKWVALGIPAVALFPVTPAEKKTLDGCEAWNPDGIAQRATRALRARFPELGVITDVALDPFTTHGQDGILDEQGYVQNDITVDALVKQALSHADAGAQVVAPSDMMDGRIQAIREALELADHVNVRIMAYSAKYASAYYGPFRDAVGSSLNLGKANKASYQMDPANSDEALHEVAADLAEGADMVMVKPGMPYLDIVSRVKSEFKVPTFVYQVSGEYAMHMAAIQNGWLSEAVILESLTACKRAGADGILTYFAVRAAELIRQGQ, from the coding sequence GTGAGCTTTACCCCCGCCAACCGCCTGTTCCCAGCCACCCGCCTGCGTCGCAATCGTCGCGACGATTTTTCCCGGCGTCTGGTGCGTGAGAACGTGCTGACCACCAACGACCTGATTCTGCCGGTATTCGTACTGGACGGCGAGAATCTGCGCGAGGAGGTGGCCTCCATGCCGGGCGTCGAGCGGCTGTCCATCGATCTCCTGCTGCAGGAAGCGGAGAAATGGGTGGCATTGGGGATTCCGGCTGTAGCCCTGTTCCCGGTCACGCCGGCGGAAAAGAAAACCCTCGATGGCTGCGAAGCCTGGAACCCGGATGGCATCGCCCAGCGCGCCACCCGTGCGTTGCGTGCGCGCTTCCCCGAGCTCGGGGTGATCACCGATGTGGCCCTCGATCCGTTCACCACCCATGGTCAGGACGGTATTCTCGACGAACAAGGCTACGTGCAGAACGACATCACCGTCGATGCGCTGGTCAAGCAGGCGCTGTCCCACGCCGATGCCGGTGCTCAGGTGGTGGCGCCTTCGGACATGATGGACGGACGCATCCAGGCGATCCGCGAAGCGCTGGAGCTGGCCGATCACGTCAACGTACGGATCATGGCCTACTCTGCCAAATACGCCAGCGCCTACTACGGCCCGTTCCGCGATGCGGTAGGTTCTTCGCTGAACCTGGGCAAGGCCAACAAGGCTTCCTACCAGATGGACCCGGCCAACAGTGACGAGGCGCTGCACGAAGTCGCCGCCGACCTGGCCGAAGGCGCCGACATGGTGATGGTCAAGCCGGGCATGCCCTATCTGGACATCGTTTCTCGGGTCAAAAGCGAATTCAAGGTGCCGACCTTTGTCTATCAGGTCAGTGGCGAATATGCGATGCACATGGCTGCCATCCAGAACGGCTGGCTCAGCGAGGCGGTCATTCTCGAATCGCTGACCGCCTGCAAACGAGCGGGTGCCGATGGCATCCTCACTTATTTCGCCGTGCGTGCGGCCGAACTCATACGACAGGGGCAATAG
- a CDS encoding acyl-CoA dehydrogenase — MPETLLSARNLAFELYEVLNAEALTSRPRFSEHSRETFEAALDTARSIAEELFATHNRKGDEHEPQYVDGAAQLIDEVKPALQAFVDAGFLNATRDFEAGGMQLPNLLSQACFAHFQAANIATASYPLLTMAAANLIEAFGDELQKRRFLQPMIEGRFFGTMALTEPHAGSSLADIRTRAEPVADGSYRLKGNKIFISGGDHGLSENIIHLVLARLPDAPAGVKGISLFIVPKFLIGEDGSLSPRNDVVLAGLFHKMGWRGTTSTALNFGDQGNCVGYLVGKPHAGLSYMFQMMNEARIGVGMGAVMLGYAGYLYSLEYARQRTQGRLPDGKSPASAQVAIIEHADVRRMLLTQKAYVEGAFDLALYCARLFDDSQTLEDAAQREQAGQLLDLLTPVAKSWPSEHCLQANALAIQILGGHGYTRDHPVEQYYRDNRLNPIHEGTHGIQSLDLLGRKVGQHGGAALKALSQQIIATCQRAEPFIELDALRQPLEKLLARLSQVTLGLLGDLQQGRVNGTLADSALYLKVFGHLVIGWRWLEQAVHAEQGRLAGNAADADFYSGKLQAARYFLLREVPGCHHDLDLLEQRDDTCLAMNEAWF; from the coding sequence ATGCCCGAGACCTTGCTCAGCGCCCGCAACCTGGCGTTCGAACTCTACGAAGTACTGAATGCCGAGGCGCTCACCAGCCGCCCGCGATTCAGCGAGCACAGCCGGGAAACCTTCGAGGCCGCGCTGGACACCGCGCGCAGCATCGCCGAGGAGTTGTTCGCCACGCACAACCGCAAGGGCGACGAGCACGAGCCGCAGTATGTCGACGGCGCTGCGCAGTTGATCGACGAGGTCAAGCCAGCGTTGCAGGCCTTTGTCGACGCCGGCTTCCTCAACGCGACCAGAGACTTCGAGGCAGGCGGCATGCAGTTGCCGAACCTGCTGTCCCAGGCCTGTTTCGCGCATTTCCAGGCGGCCAACATCGCCACGGCGTCCTACCCGCTGCTGACCATGGCTGCCGCCAACCTGATCGAAGCCTTCGGCGACGAGCTGCAGAAGCGCCGCTTCCTGCAGCCGATGATCGAAGGCCGCTTCTTTGGCACCATGGCCCTGACCGAACCCCACGCAGGCTCATCCCTCGCCGATATCCGCACGCGCGCTGAACCGGTGGCCGATGGCAGCTACCGGCTCAAGGGCAACAAGATCTTCATCTCCGGGGGCGATCATGGCCTGAGCGAGAACATCATCCATCTGGTGCTGGCCCGCCTGCCCGACGCACCGGCAGGCGTGAAGGGCATTTCGCTGTTCATCGTGCCGAAGTTCCTGATCGGCGAAGACGGCAGCCTGAGCCCGCGCAACGACGTGGTCCTGGCAGGGCTGTTCCACAAGATGGGCTGGCGAGGCACCACCTCCACGGCGCTGAACTTCGGCGATCAGGGCAATTGTGTCGGCTATCTGGTGGGCAAACCCCATGCCGGCCTGTCCTACATGTTCCAGATGATGAACGAAGCCCGCATTGGCGTGGGCATGGGCGCGGTGATGCTCGGTTACGCCGGCTATCTGTACTCGCTGGAATACGCACGCCAACGCACCCAGGGCCGCTTGCCCGACGGCAAGAGCCCGGCTAGCGCTCAGGTGGCGATCATCGAGCACGCCGATGTGCGCCGCATGCTGCTGACCCAGAAGGCCTACGTGGAAGGCGCTTTCGATCTCGCGCTGTACTGCGCTCGCCTGTTCGACGATAGCCAGACACTGGAGGACGCGGCACAACGTGAGCAAGCCGGGCAACTGCTCGACCTGCTGACTCCGGTGGCCAAGTCCTGGCCGTCCGAGCATTGCCTGCAGGCCAACGCCCTGGCAATCCAGATCCTCGGCGGCCACGGCTATACCCGGGATCATCCGGTGGAACAGTACTACCGCGACAACCGCCTCAATCCGATCCATGAAGGCACCCACGGCATCCAGTCCCTGGACCTGCTGGGGCGCAAGGTTGGCCAGCACGGCGGCGCGGCACTCAAGGCATTGAGCCAGCAGATCATCGCAACCTGTCAGCGTGCCGAGCCCTTCATCGAACTGGACGCCCTGCGTCAGCCGCTGGAAAAGCTGCTGGCACGCTTGTCCCAGGTAACTCTCGGCCTGCTCGGCGACCTCCAGCAGGGCCGCGTGAACGGCACCCTGGCGGACTCGGCGCTGTACCTGAAGGTGTTCGGCCATCTGGTGATCGGCTGGCGCTGGCTGGAGCAGGCCGTTCACGCCGAGCAGGGGCGCCTCGCTGGCAATGCGGCCGACGCCGACTTCTATAGCGGCAAACTGCAGGCAGCCCGCTACTTCCTGCTACGCGAGGTGCCGGGCTGCCATCACGACCTGGACCTGCTGGAGCAACGTGACGACACCTGCCTGGCAATGAACGAGGCGTGGTTTTGA
- the ppk1 gene encoding polyphosphate kinase 1, which yields MSNEGLSENEQLDVPAISLPVIDEAPVEAIVETPVVETTAVAVPVPSLDDSSLYIHRELSQLQFNIRVLEQALDESYPLLERLKFLLIFSSNLDEFFEIRVAGLKKQINFAREQAGADGLQPHQALSRIAELVHEQVGRQYAILNDVLFPALAKHGINFIRRRYWTTKHKAWVRRYFRDEIAPIITPIGLDPTHPFPLLVNKSLNFIVELEGVDAFGRDSGLAVIPAPRLLPRIIKVPEDVGGPGANYVFLSSMIHAHADDLFPGMKVKGCYQFRLTRNADLSVDTEDVEDLARALRGELFSRRYGDAVRLEVVDSCPKHLTDQLLKQFGLSEHELYQVNGPVNLTRLFSITGLESHQDLQYAPFTPVIPKLLQNSENIFSVVSKQDILLLHPFESFTPVVDLLRQAAKDPHVLAIKQTLYRSGANSEIVDALVEAARNGKEVTAVIELRARFDEESNLALASRLQAAGAVVIYGVVGFKTHAKMMLILRRENGEIVRYAHLGTGNYHAGNARLYTDYSLLTADVALGEDVSKMFSQLIGMGKTLRMKKLLHAPFTLKKTLLDMITRETQLASEGKPAHIIAKFNSLTDAKIIRALYKASQTGVRIDLVVRGMCCLRPGVPGVSHNIHVRSIIGRFLEHTRVFYFLNGGEEKIYLSSADWMERNLDKRVETCFPVEGKKLITRVKKELEAYLTDNTHAWVLQPDGRYLRLSPTGNQNSRSAQASLLEKLSAPLITAR from the coding sequence ATGAGCAACGAAGGACTCAGTGAGAACGAACAGCTCGATGTACCGGCAATCAGCCTGCCGGTGATCGACGAAGCGCCGGTGGAAGCGATAGTGGAAACGCCCGTAGTCGAAACCACGGCGGTCGCCGTGCCAGTGCCCAGCCTGGATGACAGCAGCCTGTACATCCATCGTGAGCTGTCGCAGCTGCAGTTCAACATCCGCGTGCTGGAACAGGCGCTGGACGAGTCCTACCCGCTGCTCGAACGCCTGAAGTTCCTGCTGATCTTCTCCAGCAACCTCGACGAGTTCTTCGAAATCCGTGTTGCCGGGCTGAAGAAGCAGATCAATTTTGCCCGTGAACAGGCCGGTGCCGATGGCTTGCAGCCTCATCAGGCGCTGTCGCGTATTGCCGAACTGGTCCACGAGCAGGTCGGCCGTCAGTACGCCATCCTCAACGATGTGCTGTTTCCGGCGCTGGCCAAGCACGGCATCAACTTCATCCGCCGCCGCTACTGGACGACCAAGCACAAGGCGTGGGTACGCCGCTATTTCCGCGACGAGATCGCGCCGATCATCACGCCGATCGGTCTCGACCCGACTCACCCGTTCCCACTGCTGGTCAACAAGAGCCTGAACTTCATCGTCGAGCTGGAAGGTGTCGATGCGTTCGGTCGCGACTCCGGTCTGGCGGTCATCCCGGCGCCACGCCTGCTGCCACGCATCATCAAGGTGCCGGAAGATGTCGGCGGCCCAGGCGCCAACTACGTGTTCCTGTCGTCGATGATCCACGCCCACGCCGACGACCTGTTCCCCGGCATGAAGGTCAAGGGTTGCTACCAGTTCCGCCTGACCCGTAACGCCGACCTGTCGGTGGATACCGAGGATGTGGAAGACCTGGCGCGTGCCCTGCGCGGCGAGCTGTTCAGCCGCCGCTACGGTGATGCGGTGCGCCTGGAGGTGGTCGACAGCTGCCCGAAACACCTCACCGACCAGTTGCTCAAGCAGTTCGGCCTGTCGGAGCACGAGCTTTACCAGGTCAACGGCCCGGTCAACCTGACCCGTCTGTTCAGCATCACCGGTCTGGAAAGCCATCAGGATCTGCAGTACGCGCCGTTCACTCCGGTGATCCCCAAGCTGCTGCAGAACAGCGAGAACATCTTCAGCGTGGTCAGCAAGCAGGACATCCTCCTGCTGCATCCCTTCGAGTCCTTCACCCCGGTGGTGGACCTGTTGCGCCAGGCGGCCAAGGATCCCCACGTACTGGCGATCAAGCAGACCTTGTACCGTTCCGGGGCCAACTCGGAAATCGTCGATGCGCTGGTGGAAGCCGCGCGCAACGGCAAGGAAGTCACCGCGGTCATCGAGCTGCGCGCGCGCTTCGACGAGGAGTCCAACCTGGCGTTGGCCAGCCGCCTGCAGGCTGCCGGCGCGGTGGTGATCTACGGTGTGGTGGGCTTCAAGACCCACGCCAAGATGATGCTCATCCTGCGTCGTGAGAACGGCGAGATCGTCCGTTACGCACACCTGGGTACCGGCAACTACCACGCCGGCAACGCCCGCCTGTACACCGACTACAGCCTGCTCACCGCCGACGTGGCGCTGGGCGAGGACGTATCGAAGATGTTCAGCCAGCTGATCGGCATGGGCAAGACCCTGCGCATGAAGAAGCTCCTGCATGCGCCCTTCACCCTGAAGAAGACCCTGCTCGACATGATCACCAGGGAAACTCAGCTGGCCAGCGAGGGCAAGCCGGCGCACATCATCGCCAAGTTCAACTCGCTGACCGATGCGAAGATCATTCGCGCGCTGTACAAGGCCAGCCAGACCGGCGTGCGAATCGACCTGGTGGTGCGTGGCATGTGCTGCCTGCGTCCGGGCGTGCCCGGGGTGTCGCACAACATTCACGTGCGCTCGATCATCGGTCGCTTCCTGGAACACACCCGGGTGTTCTATTTCCTCAATGGCGGCGAAGAGAAGATCTACCTCTCCAGCGCCGACTGGATGGAACGCAACCTCGACAAGCGTGTGGAGACCTGTTTCCCCGTCGAAGGGAAGAAGCTCATCACCCGGGTCAAGAAGGAGCTGGAAGCCTATCTCACCGACAACACCCATGCCTGGGTGCTGCAGCCTGACGGCCGCTACCTGCGCCTGTCGCCAACCGGCAACCAGAACTCGCGCAGCGCACAGGCCAGCCTGCTGGAAAAACTCAGCGCACCGCTGATTACCGCGCGTTGA
- a CDS encoding alpha/beta fold hydrolase has product MSEHPYLLVHGLIGSLRDLAPVFHSRGMQAHAPDLLGYGAMQHVDPCAITLPGQVEHLARWLAERDIERVHLVGHSVGGAIAMLFATAHPTSVASIHNVEGNFSLADAFWSASVARMTAHEADTMLAQLRENPDGWLAKSGIAASASHRATASSFLGNQPASTIQATARSVVAVTGHADYLDAVRKIFAGQVPVHLIAGERSRDGWNVPQWALEKAASFTCVPGGHLMMVEDPARFVDALTSSQERSGDR; this is encoded by the coding sequence ATGTCCGAACACCCTTACCTTCTCGTCCATGGTCTGATCGGCAGCCTGCGTGACCTGGCACCGGTATTTCACTCACGGGGCATGCAGGCACATGCGCCGGATCTGCTCGGCTACGGCGCCATGCAGCATGTGGATCCCTGCGCCATCACGCTACCCGGGCAGGTGGAACACCTCGCACGGTGGCTCGCGGAAAGGGATATCGAGCGCGTTCATCTGGTCGGTCACTCCGTTGGAGGCGCGATCGCGATGCTGTTCGCCACGGCTCATCCGACAAGCGTAGCGTCGATTCATAATGTCGAAGGAAACTTCTCGCTGGCCGATGCCTTCTGGTCAGCCAGCGTGGCCCGGATGACGGCCCATGAGGCCGACACGATGCTCGCGCAGCTCAGGGAAAACCCGGATGGCTGGTTGGCCAAGTCGGGGATAGCGGCCTCTGCGAGCCATCGCGCCACCGCATCGAGTTTCCTGGGCAACCAACCGGCATCGACCATCCAGGCCACTGCACGCTCGGTCGTTGCAGTCACCGGCCACGCCGATTACCTGGATGCAGTCAGGAAAATATTCGCAGGACAGGTCCCCGTTCACCTGATCGCCGGTGAACGCTCGAGGGATGGCTGGAACGTTCCACAGTGGGCGCTGGAAAAGGCAGCCAGCTTTACCTGTGTGCCCGGTGGGCACCTGATGATGGTGGAAGATCCGGCGCGGTTCGTGGATGCGCTCACGAGCAGCCAAGAACGAAGCGGCGATCGATGA
- a CDS encoding YaiI/YqxD family protein, which produces MRVWIDADACPRLARDQVVKFALKRNFEVVMVAGQAQPKPAFACVRLIVVPSGPDAADDYLVEHAVPGELVICSDVPLADRLVKKGVLALDPRGKEFDERNMGERLAVRNLFTDLREQGQVGGGQAAYGDRDRQAFANALDRLLTRLSRG; this is translated from the coding sequence ATGCGTGTATGGATCGACGCCGACGCCTGCCCACGGCTGGCCCGCGATCAGGTGGTCAAGTTCGCCCTCAAGCGTAACTTCGAGGTCGTCATGGTCGCCGGACAAGCGCAGCCCAAACCGGCTTTCGCCTGTGTGCGTTTGATCGTCGTGCCGAGCGGGCCCGATGCGGCCGATGATTATCTGGTGGAGCACGCCGTACCCGGCGAGTTGGTGATCTGCAGCGATGTGCCGCTGGCCGATCGGCTGGTGAAGAAAGGCGTCTTGGCGCTGGATCCGCGGGGCAAGGAGTTCGACGAGCGCAATATGGGCGAGCGTCTGGCGGTGCGTAACCTGTTCACCGACCTGCGTGAGCAGGGGCAGGTCGGTGGTGGTCAGGCCGCCTATGGCGACAGAGATCGGCAGGCTTTCGCCAACGCGCTGGATCGTCTGCTGACGCGTCTTTCGCGCGGTTGA